A region of Betta splendens chromosome 13, fBetSpl5.4, whole genome shotgun sequence DNA encodes the following proteins:
- the LOC129605002 gene encoding uncharacterized protein LOC129605002 isoform X2 encodes MYSPTLHAYKKLFQSNFHAQRTVHLVPQHSTHTPHHVFLSEDALTQYPALQEVPAYLWATHKYDVGLIKGCDPVVITPKSDHRPCKQQYPLKREAIEGITPVFNSLLKAGVIVPCDNSPVRTPLFPVKKIRDKGQPTEWRFVQDLQAVNAAVQPRAPTVKAALPKQATEPLHIIQPGDWVIIKELRRKHWNSKRWQGPFQVLLTTNTAVKIAERATWIHASHCRKVPDPIDDPPSPSTPHEKTTTDEKN; translated from the exons atgtattcacctactttgcatgcttacaaaaaactttttcagtctaactttcatgcgcagcgtacagtgcacttggtacctcaacattccacacacactccacaccacgtgtttttgtcggaggacgctctgacgcagtatccagccttacaggaagttccagcttacctgtgggccacacacaaatatgatgtaggtttgatcaaaggatgtgacccagtggtcatcacgccaaaatctgaccacagaccatgcaaacagcaataccctttaaagagagaagcaattgaaggaataacaccggtgtttaactctctgttgaaagcaggagtcatcgtcccatgtgacaactctccagtgaggactccactcttcccagttaagaaaatcagagacaaaggacagccaacagaatggaggtttgtccaggatctgcaagcagtaaatgcggcggtccaaccacgcgcacctacg gtgaaagcggctctgcccaaacaggcgacagaaccactgcacatcattcaaccaggagactgggtgatcattaaggagcttcgcaggaagcactggaactcaaagcggtggcaaggtcccttccaagtccttctgacgaccaacacggctgtgaagatcgcagaaagagcgacttggatccacgccagccactgcaggaaggtcccggatccgatagacgaccctccatctccatctacaccacacgagaaaaccaccactgacgaaaagaattga